The Paenibacillus sp. RUD330 genome has a segment encoding these proteins:
- a CDS encoding ATP-binding protein, whose amino-acid sequence MKKQLLVLIGMVLIFAAATSALIYNWLHPVEDYPEARGGILDARDWNFAQQGIIPLRGEWEFYKDELLTPQDFAVHGEELQSRRSLLGVPGNWKGSVSANGFGAGTYRLLVEVGDAGFYSLRAKKIRMSSRIYMAGDDLGGSGRPDIAPGDFVPSNLPFFGTVKAESRNIEIIVQVASYRYLQGGLVQPPEFGLSDEVLNRRDNSRMADMILVATLLVFGIYFAGMFRQWGREPYLIFFSLFCLSLGLFFSIDNEIVLASLLPSISFLPLQKLLFILPAMSILFFIYYVRLYLEDKPGKRMKAFLWVSYLFLAVLLAIPNEFLVPIMWPGIAMQLLAFGFIFTSIFRNRHHGVRIYSILLGAFFLIISWVFAQTRYQLALDSPYYMIVTLLLVVLSQSFLMTDRMREAYLQSERLARQLLVYDRQKDEFLAKTSHELRTPLHGIVNLSQSLLDNTDAPLDFKHRDNIRLLNLIGRRLAGLVNDILDMNRIRYGELRVQLRPVDLYISTGFVMETLSIAPVNPEIQLVNELPPGLPLVLADENRLRQILHNLLENGLNYTDHGTVSISAERQGEMLAVTVSDTGRGIPPEMLDRLFQPFFQYDEEGARSRNGIGLGLGIARQLVELQGGVMSLESEVGRGSRFMFTLPVAGSAELEAAASAGDANTQFAGTQYGGVEYGGVDNTDYHHHSIHDSGPRKEGDGEEAFHILIVDDEPSNLKVAMDAISSMKHSFTAVRGGREALEALRSRKPDLVLLDLMMPGVSGLDICREIRSLQGLAELPVLMLTASGQAGDILAAFAAGANDILQKPFELAELKARVQSLLAMKSSSEQAVRREMDFLQTQITPHFLYNTLNALVGLSYKDVDKLRETIQHLTTYLRAKFTFVLQGEAVPLERELELVRAYLAIEQLRFGRRLQVRYSIDEGVQCLLPPLTLQPIVENAVRHGIGPKPEGGTVDILVRKVGDIVEIVVEDDGVGMDKDMLARLEEGRGGGIGIGNVNRRLQMRYGRRLEMASHPGSGTRMTIFLTEGRHAQSDSDRR is encoded by the coding sequence ATGAAGAAACAATTGCTCGTGCTGATCGGCATGGTCCTGATCTTTGCCGCCGCCACCTCTGCGCTCATCTACAACTGGCTTCATCCCGTGGAGGACTACCCTGAAGCGCGAGGGGGGATTCTTGACGCCAGGGATTGGAATTTCGCGCAGCAAGGAATCATCCCGCTGAGGGGCGAATGGGAGTTCTATAAGGATGAACTGCTGACTCCCCAGGATTTTGCCGTCCATGGAGAGGAGCTGCAAAGCCGGCGGAGCCTGCTGGGCGTCCCCGGCAACTGGAAGGGAAGCGTCTCGGCCAACGGCTTCGGCGCGGGCACGTACCGGCTGCTGGTGGAGGTGGGCGATGCCGGTTTTTACAGCCTGAGGGCGAAGAAAATCCGCATGTCCAGCCGCATCTATATGGCAGGCGACGATCTTGGAGGCAGCGGACGGCCGGACATCGCTCCGGGAGACTTTGTTCCCAGCAACCTGCCGTTCTTCGGGACGGTCAAGGCCGAGAGCCGGAACATCGAAATCATCGTGCAGGTGGCAAGCTACCGCTATCTCCAAGGCGGACTCGTGCAGCCGCCGGAGTTCGGGCTCAGCGATGAGGTGCTGAACCGGCGAGACAATTCCCGCATGGCCGACATGATTCTCGTCGCCACCCTGCTCGTCTTCGGCATTTATTTCGCAGGCATGTTCAGGCAATGGGGCCGAGAGCCGTACCTGATCTTCTTCAGCCTGTTCTGCCTGTCCCTAGGCCTGTTCTTCAGCATCGACAACGAGATTGTGCTGGCCTCCCTGCTGCCGTCGATCTCTTTTCTGCCGCTGCAGAAGCTGCTCTTCATCCTGCCGGCGATGTCGATTCTATTTTTCATCTATTACGTCCGGCTTTATCTGGAGGACAAGCCCGGCAAGCGGATGAAGGCGTTCCTGTGGGTCAGCTATCTGTTTCTGGCCGTCCTGCTGGCGATTCCGAATGAGTTTCTGGTTCCGATCATGTGGCCGGGCATTGCGATGCAGCTTCTGGCTTTCGGCTTTATTTTCACGTCGATATTCCGCAATCGGCATCATGGGGTGAGGATTTACTCCATTCTGCTCGGGGCGTTCTTTCTCATTATCAGCTGGGTGTTCGCCCAGACGCGCTATCAGCTGGCTCTGGACAGTCCGTATTATATGATCGTCACGCTGCTGCTCGTCGTATTGTCGCAGTCTTTTCTCATGACGGACCGGATGCGTGAGGCCTATCTGCAGAGCGAACGGCTCGCTCGGCAGCTGCTTGTCTACGATCGGCAGAAGGATGAGTTCCTGGCCAAAACGTCGCATGAGCTCCGGACGCCTCTGCACGGCATCGTCAACCTGTCGCAATCGCTGCTCGACAACACCGACGCCCCGCTCGACTTCAAGCACCGCGACAACATCCGGCTGCTGAATCTGATCGGACGGCGGCTGGCCGGACTGGTCAACGATATTCTCGACATGAACCGGATCCGCTACGGGGAGCTTCGGGTGCAGCTCAGGCCCGTCGATCTGTACATCTCGACCGGCTTCGTCATGGAGACGCTGTCGATTGCTCCGGTCAATCCCGAGATTCAGCTCGTCAACGAATTGCCGCCGGGGCTGCCCCTGGTTCTGGCCGACGAGAACCGGCTCCGGCAAATCCTGCACAATCTGCTGGAAAACGGGCTCAACTATACGGATCACGGAACGGTATCCATATCGGCCGAGCGGCAAGGAGAGATGCTCGCCGTCACGGTCAGCGATACCGGCAGAGGCATTCCGCCGGAGATGCTGGACCGGCTGTTCCAGCCCTTTTTCCAGTACGACGAGGAAGGCGCCCGCTCGCGCAACGGCATCGGGCTAGGGCTCGGCATCGCCAGGCAGCTTGTCGAGCTGCAAGGCGGCGTCATGTCTCTGGAATCCGAGGTCGGCCGCGGCTCGCGGTTCATGTTCACGCTGCCTGTTGCCGGGAGCGCGGAACTGGAGGCGGCGGCTTCTGCGGGAGACGCTAATACGCAGTTTGCCGGCACTCAATATGGTGGTGTGGAATATGGCGGTGTCGACAATACGGACTACCATCATCATTCCATCCATGACTCCGGCCCCCGGAAGGAAGGCGACGGGGAGGAGGCGTTCCACATTCTGATCGTCGACGACGAGCCTTCCAATCTGAAGGTGGCAATGGACGCGATCTCCTCCATGAAGCATTCCTTCACGGCGGTGAGGGGAGGCCGGGAGGCGCTCGAGGCGCTGCGGAGCCGCAAGCCGGATCTCGTGCTGCTGGACTTGATGATGCCCGGCGTGTCCGGCCTGGACATCTGCCGGGAGATCCGGTCGCTGCAAGGTCTGGCCGAGCTCCCGGTGCTCATGCTTACTGCGTCGGGGCAGGCGGGAGACATCCTCGCCGCGTTTGCCGCCGGAGCCAACGATATTTTGCAGAAGCCGTTCGAGCTTGCGGAGCTGAAGGCCCGCGTCCAGTCGCTGCTGGCAATGAAAAGCTCCTCGGAGCAGGCGGTGCGCCGGGAGATGGATTTCCTGCAGACGCAGATTACGCCGCATTTCCTGTACAACACTTTGAATGCGCTGGTCGGACTCAGCTATAAGGATGTGGACAAGCTGCGGGAGACGATCCAGCATCTGACCACCTATCTTCGCGCCAAGTTCACCTTCGTCCTTCAGGGAGAGGCGGTTCCGCTGGAGCGGGAATTGGAGCTGGTGCGGGCCTACCTGGCGATCGAGCAGCTGCGCTTCGGCCGGCGCCTCCAGGTCCGGTATTCGATTGACGAAGGCGTTCAGTGCCTTCTGCCGCCGCTGACGCTGCAGCCGATCGTGGAAAATGCCGTCCGGCATGGCATCGGGCCGAAGCCCGAGGGGGGGACGGTGGATATCCTTGTCCGCAAGGTCGGGGATATCGTGGAGATTGTCGTCGAGGATGACGGCGTCGGCATGGACAAGGATATGCTGGCTCGTCTGGAGGAAGGGCGCGGCGGGGGCATCGGCATCGGCAATGTCAATCGCCGGCTGCAAATGAGATACGGGCGGAGGCTGGAGATGGCCAGCCATCCGGGATCCGGAACCCGAATGACGATTTTTTTGACGGAGGGGCGACATGCGCAGAGCGATTCTGATCGACGATGA
- a CDS encoding SDR family oxidoreductase — MKMLVTGATGKLGTIVVETLLKSVPASDLAVSVRNPEKAEGLRTRGVEVSLGDFDRPETLDSAFAGIDRLLIISADGDNETRIRQHTNAVAAAERAGVKFIAYTSATNANESKLFLAEVHRVTEQAIVKTGIPYSFLRNNWYLENEIASIQGVTAGAPWVTSAGTGKVGWALRQDYAAAAAAVLAGNGHDNTTYELSGKLMTQEELASALGTVLGKEVPVQQVDDAAYADIMKGAGVPDFVIPILVGIQQGIREGALEIESNDFEKLLGRPVTPIREALTQVVDEISQTK, encoded by the coding sequence ATGAAAATGTTGGTCACAGGTGCGACAGGGAAATTGGGAACTATAGTTGTAGAGACGCTATTGAAATCTGTACCAGCGAGTGATCTGGCTGTCAGTGTCCGCAATCCAGAGAAAGCGGAAGGATTGCGAACTCGTGGAGTAGAAGTCAGCCTAGGAGATTTTGACCGTCCAGAAACATTGGATTCTGCTTTTGCAGGCATCGATCGTTTATTGATTATTTCTGCGGATGGAGACAACGAAACAAGAATTCGGCAGCACACAAATGCTGTTGCTGCTGCAGAGCGTGCTGGAGTTAAATTCATTGCATATACAAGTGCAACGAATGCAAATGAAAGCAAGTTATTCCTTGCTGAAGTACACCGTGTCACAGAACAAGCCATCGTCAAAACGGGCATTCCTTACTCCTTCTTGCGCAACAACTGGTACTTGGAGAATGAAATTGCAAGCATTCAAGGCGTGACAGCAGGAGCTCCTTGGGTGACCTCTGCTGGAACTGGCAAAGTGGGTTGGGCACTGCGGCAAGATTACGCGGCGGCGGCTGCAGCCGTATTGGCGGGGAACGGACACGACAATACAACTTATGAACTATCGGGAAAACTGATGACTCAAGAAGAACTGGCGTCTGCCCTTGGAACGGTATTAGGCAAGGAAGTGCCTGTCCAACAGGTCGATGACGCCGCTTATGCCGACATCATGAAGGGCGCAGGTGTACCCGACTTCGTTATCCCTATTCTCGTAGGTATCCAGCAAGGCATTCGAGAAGGCGCACTGGAGATCGAAAGCAATGATTTCGAAAAGCTGCTCGGTCGTCCAGTTACGCCAATTAGGGAGGCACTGACTCAAGTAGTTGACGAAATCTCTCAAACAAAATAA
- a CDS encoding Rrf2 family transcriptional regulator produces the protein MKQISTRFSIAVHILSLIAVSPNECTGDFIAGSVNTNPVIIRRIMGMLKKMGLVEVRPGVGGASLLKTPEEITLLDVYRAVNVIEDNQLFRVHADPNERCPVGANIELVLQSELNEAQSAMEHRLAQTTLSQLTPRFK, from the coding sequence TTGAAACAGATAAGTACTCGCTTTTCTATTGCTGTTCACATCCTTTCCCTGATTGCGGTCAGTCCAAACGAATGTACGGGGGACTTCATTGCGGGCAGCGTAAATACAAATCCCGTTATCATCCGGAGAATTATGGGGATGTTGAAAAAAATGGGGTTAGTGGAAGTACGGCCTGGGGTTGGAGGTGCTTCTCTACTCAAAACACCTGAGGAAATTACGCTGCTCGATGTTTATCGGGCTGTAAATGTGATTGAAGACAACCAATTATTCCGTGTTCACGCAGATCCGAATGAGCGATGTCCAGTCGGGGCGAACATTGAGTTGGTTCTCCAATCCGAGTTGAATGAGGCTCAATCCGCTATGGAACACAGGTTGGCACAAACGACTTTGAGCCAACTCACACCAAGGTTCAAATAA
- a CDS encoding SDR family NAD(P)-dependent oxidoreductase, giving the protein MSLKEKRVIVVGGTSGIGLSTAKAFLDEGAKVVIASRSAAKLSKAKQTLGGNVEAYELDFRSEEKAAEFFEKAGKFDHLVLTAGEGAMGEFRELPVEQAKLPSTASSGASISPLKRLSPI; this is encoded by the coding sequence ATGTCATTGAAAGAGAAGCGAGTCATCGTTGTAGGAGGCACATCGGGCATTGGATTATCGACTGCCAAGGCATTTCTGGATGAAGGGGCGAAGGTAGTTATCGCCAGCCGTTCCGCTGCCAAGCTCTCGAAAGCCAAACAAACGCTTGGCGGGAATGTGGAAGCTTACGAGCTGGATTTTCGGAGTGAAGAGAAAGCCGCGGAATTTTTCGAAAAGGCTGGCAAGTTTGATCACTTGGTGCTCACCGCTGGCGAAGGCGCGATGGGCGAGTTCCGCGAATTGCCGGTTGAACAGGCGAAACTGCCTTCGACAGCAAGTTCTGGGGCCAGTATATCACCGTTAAAGCGGCTATCCCCTATTTGA
- a CDS encoding ASCH domain-containing protein encodes MKVLSMIQPWVALLVQGETLYETRSWKTRYRGPLAIHASRKVDKQACKYEPIRSLLAKNGYTEQNLPTGVILATCELTNCYQVIDADDTSAILDSGKVVTGDDFLLGDYSPGYFAWEIAGFRLLKPYIPAKGKLGLWEYPIGEE; translated from the coding sequence ATGAAAGTATTATCCATGATTCAACCGTGGGTGGCTCTGCTTGTCCAAGGCGAGACACTCTATGAAACAAGATCCTGGAAGACCCGGTATCGCGGACCGTTGGCCATTCATGCAAGCCGGAAAGTCGATAAGCAGGCCTGCAAATATGAACCCATCCGTTCTTTACTCGCCAAGAATGGCTATACGGAACAAAACCTCCCTACGGGGGTTATCCTTGCAACCTGCGAGCTTACGAATTGTTATCAAGTCATCGACGCTGATGATACGTCAGCCATTCTGGATTCCGGGAAGGTCGTGACGGGGGATGACTTCCTGTTGGGCGATTACAGTCCAGGTTATTTTGCGTGGGAAATAGCGGGTTTCCGCCTGCTGAAGCCCTATATTCCAGCGAAGGGAAAACTGGGACTATGGGAATATCCGATAGGAGAAGAGTGA
- a CDS encoding helix-turn-helix domain-containing protein — protein sequence MAFEGYPVASAAYQVGYQSPSQFNREYSRFFGSSPARDTENLRRIESTRD from the coding sequence ATTGCATTTGAGGGCTATCCAGTAGCAAGTGCCGCATATCAAGTTGGCTATCAAAGTCCCTCGCAGTTTAATCGAGAATACTCTCGCTTCTTCGGCTCATCTCCAGCTCGAGACACTGAGAATCTAAGACGAATTGAAAGCACAAGGGATTAG
- a CDS encoding AraC family transcriptional regulator, with translation MLPVHVPAKASVHTDREGRPYMSLGLKLNQNVLQSLLRDLPENQLPTASEHFAACEMDIEFMEAWLRLLRLSKTSRDIPGLAPAYKREILYRFLMGPQGWYLRQFGLRESNLSKIPHCIKWFRNNFMKPIDIGEMASKSGMAINTFHRQFKRATGLSPIQFQKQLRLLKG, from the coding sequence GTGTTGCCGGTGCATGTTCCTGCAAAAGCGAGTGTACATACAGACCGTGAGGGCCGTCCTTACATGTCCCTTGGCCTTAAGTTGAATCAGAATGTTCTTCAGAGTTTATTGAGAGATCTTCCTGAAAATCAATTACCGACTGCTTCAGAGCATTTCGCAGCTTGTGAAATGGACATTGAATTTATGGAGGCATGGCTGCGCTTATTGCGTTTATCGAAAACATCAAGAGACATTCCTGGTCTTGCACCAGCTTATAAGCGCGAAATTCTATATCGCTTTCTAATGGGACCACAAGGATGGTATCTGAGGCAATTTGGTCTACGGGAAAGTAATCTATCTAAGATTCCCCATTGTATAAAATGGTTTCGCAATAATTTTATGAAGCCAATAGACATTGGCGAGATGGCATCAAAATCTGGCATGGCTATAAATACCTTTCACCGTCAGTTTAAAAGGGCAACGGGTTTAAGTCCTATTCAATTTCAAAAGCAATTAAGGCTTTTGAAAGGCTAG
- a CDS encoding tRNA-dihydrouridine synthase, whose amino-acid sequence MTDNFWRDLPRPFFILAPMEDVTDVVFRHVVSEAARPDVFFTEFANTESYCHPEGNHSVRGRLTFTEDEQPIVAHIWGDKPEYFRQMSIGMAKEGFRGIDINMGCPVANVAENGKGSGLICRPETAADIIQAAKAGGLPVSVKTRLGFSALDEWRGWLSHILRQDIVNLSIHLRTREEMSKVDAHWELIPEIKKLRDEVAPDTLLTINGDIPDRQTGLQLVEQYGVDGIMIGRGIFHNPFAFEKEPKDHSSEELLDLLRLHLDLHDQYSELEPRSFRPLSRFFKIYVRGFRGASELRNSLMNTKSTTEVRALLNEYAKKEHDGAEEEGN is encoded by the coding sequence ATGACAGATAATTTTTGGCGTGATTTACCACGGCCTTTTTTTATACTGGCGCCCATGGAAGATGTGACGGATGTTGTTTTTCGCCATGTCGTTAGTGAAGCAGCCAGACCGGATGTGTTTTTTACAGAGTTTGCGAATACAGAGAGTTACTGTCACCCGGAAGGGAACCATAGTGTGCGCGGGCGCTTGACTTTTACAGAGGATGAACAGCCCATTGTAGCCCATATCTGGGGGGATAAGCCGGAATACTTTCGTCAGATGAGCATCGGTATGGCGAAAGAAGGATTCAGAGGCATCGATATTAATATGGGTTGTCCTGTAGCGAATGTAGCAGAGAACGGGAAGGGTAGCGGCCTGATCTGCCGTCCAGAAACCGCAGCGGATATCATCCAGGCCGCAAAAGCCGGGGGATTGCCCGTCAGTGTAAAAACAAGGCTCGGTTTTAGTGCCTTAGACGAATGGCGCGGCTGGTTAAGCCATATTTTGCGACAAGACATTGTTAATCTGTCCATTCATCTGCGGACAAGAGAGGAAATGAGCAAAGTAGATGCTCATTGGGAACTAATTCCGGAGATTAAGAAACTTCGTGATGAGGTGGCACCAGATACACTTCTGACCATTAACGGGGATATCCCTGACCGACAGACCGGCTTGCAGCTCGTTGAGCAATACGGTGTAGATGGTATTATGATTGGGCGCGGTATTTTTCATAATCCATTTGCTTTTGAGAAGGAGCCGAAGGATCACAGCAGCGAGGAATTGCTTGATTTGCTAAGGCTGCATCTAGATCTCCATGATCAATATTCAGAACTGGAACCACGCTCGTTCAGACCGCTTTCCCGATTCTTTAAAATATATGTCCGTGGATTTCGAGGGGCAAGCGAATTAAGAAATAGTTTAATGAACACAAAATCAACAACTGAAGTGCGTGCGCTGCTCAATGAATATGCAAAGAAGGAGCATGATGGGGCGGAGGAAGAAGGAAATTAA
- a CDS encoding DUF262 and DUF1524 domain-containing protein, translating into MKAVETNLLKFLQGTKQFIIPIYQRKYSWTINQCRQLWNDIVRAAEDEKVKGHFVGSIVYIERGLYQISSVPQLLVIDGQQRMTTLTLFLLALGKAIEESGQTWDITKKKIMNYYLVNNEEEGDLYHKLILTKSDKDTLINLVSDKKLPEEYSVRVMENFNFFLESIKNSGIDLNKLNEGISKLIVVDISLDRDHDNPQLIFESLNSTGLDLSQADLIRNFVLMRLEPTEQTDLYTEYWYPMERSFGNLNDSAIFDRFMRDYLTVKTGKIPNIQDVYSVFKDYVYQKDGQSVHEIVEDIYRFSKYFVNLAFQTEKDKGINQVLEEINTLKVDVSYPFLLEVYNDFAEERLPKEDFISILKLVEAYVFRRAICGVPTNSLNKTFATISKEIDKSNYLESTIVAFLNKDSHRRFPKNEEFINELTVKDVYNFRTRNYLLRKLENFNRKEIVDIESYTIEHIMPQNPNLSVEWKQDLGTDWEEVQNTYLHTLGNLTLTRYNSELSDKPFTVKRDMDGGFADSPLRLNRGLGKLSVWNKDEITKRAHSLADQAVKVWEYPNISDDALLKYSKKGSGSENVTYTIADHPELQGEMMVLFEELSKRICNLDSSVRMEFKKLYIAFKTTTNFVDIVPQKSKLRLSLNMAFHEINDPQGICKDVSKLGRWGNGDVEIGVSSIDEVEYTMFLIKQSFENHRDDE; encoded by the coding sequence GTGAAGGCAGTTGAAACAAACTTACTTAAATTTTTACAAGGAACGAAGCAATTTATCATTCCGATTTATCAGCGTAAATATAGCTGGACGATTAATCAATGTCGCCAACTTTGGAATGACATTGTACGAGCGGCGGAAGATGAAAAAGTGAAAGGTCACTTTGTTGGTTCAATAGTTTATATTGAGCGTGGTTTGTATCAGATTTCTTCTGTCCCTCAGCTACTTGTCATCGATGGACAACAACGTATGACCACTTTGACATTATTTCTACTTGCATTAGGGAAAGCCATTGAGGAAAGTGGTCAAACTTGGGATATTACAAAGAAGAAAATTATGAACTACTATCTTGTAAACAATGAAGAAGAGGGAGATTTGTATCACAAGCTCATTTTAACAAAAAGTGATAAGGACACGCTGATCAACTTGGTGTCAGATAAAAAACTCCCTGAAGAATATTCAGTGAGAGTAATGGAGAACTTCAATTTTTTCCTCGAATCCATTAAGAATAGTGGCATTGATTTGAATAAGCTCAATGAGGGTATTTCAAAATTGATTGTAGTGGATATATCGTTGGATCGTGATCACGATAATCCTCAGTTGATTTTTGAAAGTCTGAACTCGACAGGACTTGACCTTTCGCAAGCTGATTTGATTCGAAACTTTGTTCTAATGAGACTGGAGCCAACAGAACAAACTGATCTATACACCGAATATTGGTATCCGATGGAACGTAGTTTTGGCAATCTTAATGATTCGGCAATATTTGATCGTTTCATGCGTGATTACTTAACTGTGAAAACAGGGAAAATCCCCAATATACAAGATGTATATTCGGTATTCAAGGATTATGTATATCAAAAAGATGGTCAATCCGTTCATGAGATCGTAGAGGATATTTATCGATTCTCGAAATACTTTGTAAATCTAGCATTTCAAACTGAAAAAGATAAGGGAATCAACCAAGTGTTAGAGGAAATAAATACATTAAAAGTAGATGTATCTTATCCATTCTTACTTGAGGTCTATAACGACTTTGCAGAAGAAAGGCTACCTAAGGAGGACTTTATTTCGATTCTGAAATTGGTTGAAGCATATGTATTTCGCAGAGCAATTTGCGGGGTTCCAACTAATTCGTTGAACAAAACGTTTGCAACGATCAGTAAAGAAATCGATAAATCGAATTACTTGGAAAGTACAATTGTAGCCTTCTTGAATAAAGATTCTCATCGACGGTTTCCTAAAAATGAAGAATTCATAAATGAATTAACCGTAAAAGATGTGTACAATTTCAGAACCCGCAATTATTTGCTTCGTAAGCTTGAGAACTTCAATCGCAAAGAGATAGTTGACATCGAGAGTTACACGATAGAGCACATCATGCCTCAAAACCCGAACTTATCGGTTGAATGGAAACAAGACCTCGGAACAGACTGGGAAGAGGTTCAGAATACATATTTACATACGCTTGGAAATTTAACACTGACACGTTACAACTCTGAGCTGAGCGACAAGCCATTCACTGTGAAGCGAGATATGGATGGCGGCTTTGCAGACAGTCCTTTACGGTTGAATAGAGGGCTAGGTAAACTAAGTGTTTGGAATAAAGATGAAATTACAAAACGTGCTCACTCACTTGCAGATCAGGCAGTAAAAGTTTGGGAATACCCGAATATCTCAGATGATGCATTATTGAAATATAGCAAAAAAGGTTCTGGAAGTGAAAATGTCACTTATACCATTGCAGATCATCCTGAGTTGCAGGGTGAAATGATGGTGTTATTTGAGGAGCTGTCAAAGCGAATCTGTAATCTGGATAGTTCTGTTCGGATGGAGTTTAAAAAGCTATATATAGCTTTCAAGACAACAACAAATTTCGTCGATATTGTTCCACAGAAAAGTAAGCTTCGTTTAAGTTTAAATATGGCTTTCCACGAGATAAACGATCCACAGGGCATCTGTAAAGATGTGAGCAAACTTGGTCGATGGGGCAATGGTGATGTAGAGATTGGAGTTTCTTCAATTGATGAGGTTGAGTATACAATGTTCCTAATCAAACAGTCGTTCGAAAATCATCGGGATGATGAATAG
- a CDS encoding HNH endonuclease: MPIPKNIHREHVIQAIEYIDMHGVPQKRESTKYDLFYNNKLYPLKYVISRANVYANGHELDVTDFSGGNETNNVLQGIGFEVRLSSYEIPPLEPKIRSREYDGYSETIRDLIVFNYLFHSQTHRWLDEHIIGLNSDESRGYQAMGILHYIGLRDKHKGIFKDVSLSRAIKQLRNAKYDFSLVIASLERLLGGSMSDLSANINSNIEYGKDQYEEGKELLRLHKVRERDPQLIKDAKKRFMKVHGELFCEACGINFEKVYGERGRGFIEGHHKKPVSEMKVGETTKVEEIGMLCSNCHRMIHRIPMISIDELKKSLKLMYTIVEEMTQ; this comes from the coding sequence GTGCCAATACCTAAAAATATTCATAGAGAGCATGTAATTCAAGCTATTGAGTACATTGACATGCATGGAGTGCCGCAAAAAAGGGAATCAACGAAGTATGATTTATTTTATAATAATAAACTCTATCCTTTAAAGTATGTTATATCGAGAGCGAATGTTTATGCGAATGGTCACGAGCTTGATGTAACTGATTTTAGTGGCGGGAACGAGACAAATAATGTATTGCAAGGGATTGGGTTTGAAGTTCGTTTGTCTTCTTATGAGATACCACCATTGGAGCCAAAGATACGATCTAGGGAATATGATGGCTATTCGGAAACAATTCGTGATCTAATAGTATTTAATTACTTATTTCATTCACAAACACATCGATGGCTGGATGAGCATATTATCGGTTTAAATTCTGATGAGAGCCGTGGATACCAGGCAATGGGCATTTTGCATTACATCGGACTTCGAGATAAGCACAAGGGGATCTTTAAAGATGTGTCTTTATCCAGAGCTATTAAGCAATTGCGAAATGCTAAATATGATTTTTCGCTAGTAATCGCTTCATTGGAGCGATTACTAGGTGGAAGCATGAGCGACCTCTCGGCAAACATTAATAGTAATATTGAGTATGGAAAAGATCAATATGAGGAAGGGAAGGAACTTCTTCGATTACATAAAGTTCGAGAACGTGATCCTCAGCTCATCAAAGATGCCAAGAAGAGATTTATGAAGGTGCATGGAGAACTGTTCTGTGAAGCATGTGGAATCAATTTCGAAAAAGTATACGGTGAACGAGGAAGAGGTTTTATTGAAGGACATCATAAGAAACCAGTATCCGAAATGAAGGTGGGTGAGACAACTAAGGTAGAGGAGATCGGAATGCTTTGTTCTAACTGTCACCGTATGATCCATCGAATCCCGATGATAAGTATTGATGAATTGAAGAAAAGTCTCAAATTGATGTATACGATTGTTGAGGAGATGACACAGTGA